From the genome of Oxyura jamaicensis isolate SHBP4307 breed ruddy duck chromosome 2 unlocalized genomic scaffold, BPBGC_Ojam_1.0 oxy2_random_OJ71357, whole genome shotgun sequence:
CAGAGCGGCCGCCCCGTGCTCGATGTCACCTGCGTGGACTCCACGATGGACGTGAGTGGGGGGGacatcggggggggggggggggggggggggggggggccccggtggccccccccccccccccggggtgaCACCGTTTTGTCCCCGCAGCCCGTCCGCGTCAAGCGCTTCTGGCCGCTGGTGCCGGTGGCGATCAACACGGTGGCCGCTGGCATCAACCTCTACAAGGCCATCAGGAGGAAATGAGCCCCCCCCCCTGGAGCCCCCCCGCTGTCACCGCtgccacccccccgcccccccccgctgccccccaccccaataAAGCTGCTTCCCGGCCGTGCTGTGCTTGCTCTGTGTGCCCTCAGGGTGCGGGGGACACGGGggtgatggggatggggacggtcccgggggggggggggacagcggTGTGGGGGGAGCAGGGTCTGCCCCATGGGGGCCCCATAGAGCCGtctgtccccccccctcctgccccctggGGAACCAAGGGGCACTTTCTGAGCTCGGGGACTTGTGgccgtggggcagggacagggcacgTCCCCTGGTAGGGGTTGGGGACCGGCACGTGCCGCGGAACCTGGGGACAGCCACGGCCCCCCCAGGGATGGATGGGGcactcggggggggggggggggggNNNNNNNNNNNNNNNNNNNNNNNNNNNNNNNNNNNNNNNNNNNNNNNNNNNNNNNNNNNNNNNNNNNNNNNNNNNNNNNNNNNNNNNNNNNNNNNNNNNNGGGGGGGGCTCCCCAGTGCTGGGGATGGGGTCCCAATGGCAGCTGCGCCCCCAAACCTAACCCCACAGCGACGCTTTGGAGGGGACGGGGCGAAAATCCCAGCTGGGGAATGCCACGGGAGGTGGGGCCGTGCACGGGGACCGTGGGGACAACCCCCCCGCATCCcgccccgtgcctcagtttccccctgGGGACCCCTGGGGACTTCCGTGGGGACCGGAGACAAAGGAGAGAGCCCGGGGTCACGGTGGGTGGCCGTGCGCGGCCCCGTTTATTTGCTCAGCCGAAGCGGATGGTGCCGTGGGCTTGCACGCGGATGCTGACCCTGGGTCGAAAGCGCCGGATCCTGCCCAGGAAGCGGCCGAATCGGCCCCGCTGGACGAGCACCGGCTgcgggggggggaaggggggcgTCAGCAGGGTGGGTCCCGCATCTGGGACCCCAAATCCGGGACCCCAAATCCGGGACCCGGCATCGGGAGCCCAGCAACGTGCCCAGGACccccccgtccctccctcccgtcccccccccgggATGGAGATGTCGCGTCGTGGCAGCTCGTCCCCGGAGCTTCTGGGGACACCGCGGGACATGGGGAAGGAGCAAGGGCGCTGTCAgcccctgccccgtccccacccaggggtgcccccccgagcccccccacTCACGTCGGAGGAGGCGTCGGTGCAGCGCAGGTCGATGTCAGGGGTGCCCTGCT
Proteins encoded in this window:
- the LOC118157010 gene encoding cathelicidin-2-like, with the translated sequence MMETECAPGSRVPADDCDFKENGAIKDCSGPVTFQQGTPDIDLRCTDASSDPVLVQRGRFGRFLGRIRRFRPRVSIRVQAHGTIRFG